The region GGGAGAAATCGAGAATATATTGATATCGCCCAGAGCCGCTTCACGCATGGACTCCGGATCGATCGTCACTTCTGCAAGAACCATGTTCTTCGGGAAGCCGAGTCGCCTGAGACCGCCGAGGAGACTCTCGCTGTGATTCAGGTCCCCCGAATACAGGCGGCCGGCATGAAAGATGAGATCGGGCCTGGCCTGTCGGACCGACTCCAGCGCCAGCGCATAATTCGATGTCTTGTTGCTGATGCTCATGCGTCCTGAAATCAAGCCGCCGTTTGCCTGAATATAGTTGATGAACTGATCGGCTATCGCCTTGCCGAACAAGGTGGCGTCATCAATCACCATGATGCGCTCCGCCCGTAAGGTTCTCAAGACATGCTCCCCGATATAATTTGTCCGTATGCCGTCATGGCCGACCATGCGAAAGGTGGTTGGCAAACCTTGCTGCGTGTATTCGGTGCTGGTGGAGGAGGGGCTGATCTCGGCGATCCCGGCGTCGCTGTAAATCTTCGCCGTGGCGATGCTGGCGGCGGAATTCCAATGCCCGACGACCGCGACGACTTTGGATGCGATGAAATAGCGTGCGGTCAGGATGGCGATATTGACATCGGCCTTGTCATCCTGATCCAGCAGCTTCAGAACTATCTTTTCTCCGGCGATGTACAGCGGGCGAGCATTGATTTCATCGATGGCAAGCAAGGCAGCGTCGCGTCCACTTTTGCCAGGCATTTCCGTCAAGGGCGCCGCAAATCCGATCTGTACTGTTCTGACACCCTGACCCACGGCGTTGCCTGCAGGTACGCAATACAAATACAGCGAGACGACCAGCAACCTGAAAATCAATCCTGTCGATTTCATTGCAATACCTCCCCTGGCCCTGCAAGCAAGAAAGACATCTTATCGGCCGGTTGGACTGTCCGGCTCTTGGCGCTGCTGACATCATCCTAGCATCCGGATACGGGATTTCGTAAGCATTCACGCCGTCAATGTGAAAGTCATGATCGGCGGCAACTTTCTGTTGCAATGTGTGTGCAGATTGCAGAGCGGAGGGAGGGGCGGCAGGCCCTGGCAGGGCATCCGCATTGACGGGAGGACGCGGGCGAATGCGGACCGCATTCGCCCGGCAATGCTTACTTGCCGTCCTTCCTGGACGTTGTCAGTTGCTCAATCACCTGCCGCGGTGCTTCGGCATAGTGCTTGAACTCCATCGTATAAGTCGCGCGTCCCTGGGTCGCCGAGCGCAACGACGTCGAGTAGCCGAACATTTCCGACAGCGGCACTTCGGCCTTGATGATCTTGCCGCCACCGCCGGCGATCTCATCCATGCCCTGCACCATGCCGCGACGCGACGACAAGTCGCCCATCACGGTACCGGCGTAGTCTTCCGGCGTTTCCACTTCGACCGCCATCATCGGTTCCAGCAGCACCGGGCTGGCCCGGCGCATGCCTTCCTTGAACGCCATCGAACCGGCCATGCGGAAGGCATTTTCGTTCGAGTCGACGTCATGATAAGAACCGAAGGTCAGCGTCGCGCGGATGTCCACCACCGGATAACCGGCGAGCACACCGCTGCCCAGCGTTTCCTGAATGCCTTTGTCGACCGCAGGAATGAACTCGCGCGGCACCACGCCGCCCTTGATGGCGTCGACAAACTCATAGCCCTTGCCGGGCGGCAGCGGTTCCAGCTTCAGCACCACGTGGCCGTATTGGCCGCGTCCGCCGGATTGCTTGACGAATTTGCCTTCGACATCCTCCACGGTTTTGCGAATCGCTTCGCGGTAGGCGACCTGCGGCTTGCCAACGGTCGCCTCAACGTTGAACTCGCGCTTCATGCGATCGACCAGGATTTCCAGATGCAGCTCCCCCATGCCGGAAATAATCGTCTGGCCGGATTCTTCATCGGTGCGCACGCGGAACGACGGATCTTCCTGCGCCAGGCGATTCAGGGCGATACCCATCTTCTCCTGGTCGGCCTTGGTCTTCGGTTCCACCGCCTGCGAAATCACCGGCTCAGGGAAGACCATGCGTTCCAGGATGATCACGTGATCCGGATCGGACAGCGTGTCGCCCGTGGTGACGTCCTTGAGCCCGACCGCAGCCGCGATGTCGCCCGCATACACCTCCTTGATTTCCTTGCGTTCGTTCGCATGCATTTGCAGGATGCGGCCGAGGCGCTCCTTCTTGCCCTTGATCGGGTTATAGACGGTGTCGCCCGAATTGACCATGCCCGAATACACGCGGAAGAAAATCAGCTGGCCGACGAATGGGTCGGTCATGATCTTGAAGGCCAGCGCCGAGAATTTTTCATCATCGGCCGGGTGGCGCTCAATCTCGTTGTCTTCTTCATCGTGACCCTTGATCGCCGGCACGTCGATCGGCGACGGCAGATAATCGATGACCGCGTCGAGCATGGCCTGCACGCCCTTGTTCTTGAACGCGCTGCCGCACAGCATCGGCACGATCTCGCCGGCGATGGTGCGCAGGCGCAGGCCGTGCTTGATGTCTTCCTCGGTCAGCGGCGTGCCGCTGAGATACTTCTCCAGCAACTGTTCATTGGCCTCGGCGGCCTGTTCGATCATCTTGTCGTGCCACTCGCGCGCCGTCTCTTCCAGCTCGGCCGGGATCGGCTGGTACTCGAACTTCACGCCCTGGCTGGCTTCATCCCAGATAATCGCCTTCATCTTGACCAGGTCGATCACGCCCTGGAAATGGTCTTCCGCACCGATCGGAATCTGGATCGGCACGGCATTGCCTTTCAGGCGGTCGCCGATCTGTTTCTGCACGCGGAAAAAGTCCGCGCCGACGCGATCCATCTTGTTGACGAAGGCCATGCGCGGGACGCCATATTTGTTCGCCTGGCGCCACACGGTCTCGGATTGCGGCTGCACGCCGCCGACCGAATCGTAGACCATGACCGCGCCGTCGAGCACGCGCATCGAGCGCTCGACTTCGATGGTGAAGTCGACGTGGCCCGGCGTGTCGATGATGTTGATGCGGTGTTCCGGATAATTGCCGGCCATGCCTTTCCAGAAGGCGGTAGTGGCGGCCGACGTGATGGTGATGCCGCGCTCCTGCTCCTGCTCCATCCAGTCCATGGTCGCGGCGCCGTCATGCACTTCGCCAATCTTGTGATTGACGCCGGTATAAAACAGGATGCGCTCGGTGGTGGTGGTTTTACCGGCATCGATGTGCGCACTGATACCAATGTTCCGGTAATGTTCTATACGGGTCTTGCGTGTCATGACATTTTCCTTTTCGTTGCATCGTTGGATGGAACCGGCAGAAAGCAATCGCGGCGAAGTCACATTATGCGCATATTTTTGCATCCCATGCTGTCCGCCGTCCTGGCTGACACGGGCCGAAAATCCGGCCCGCAATCCTTCCCCGGTTCGTCTGGCGGCTTTCTTTCCTGCAAGGCAACTGCAAGCCGGAAAGCCTGCGCATCATCATAGTTTGTATTTATGTAATGCGTGTTACATAATAGATTTTTACGGGAAATGTTGTCAATGTATTTTTGTAATTCAAGTTATATTAAGCTACACTGAACATCGATATTCCATGCAGCCGTAGCAAAAAGGAGAATTCCCATGCAGCAAACAAGAGGGCGGCCGCGCAGTTTCGACCGAGACGAAGCGTTACGCCTGGCAATGCAGGTTTTTTGGAACAAAGGTTACGAAGGCACCACCATGGCTGACCTGACGGCCGCCATCGGCGTCAAGGCGCCGAGTCTGTATGCCGCGTTCGGCGACAAGAATGCGCTGTTCCGCGAAGCTATCGATTTCTATTCGGCAACCACGGCCATCGGTCCAATCAACGCTCTGAAAGAAGGCAAGGGCATGCGCGAGGATTTGCACAACATGTTGCAAACCAGCGTCGCCCTGTACGCCGACCCGGCCAACGGCAAGGGCTGCATGGTGGTCGTCTCGGCCATCAACTGCGCCCCGGAAAACGCCGCCCACGCCGAAGAAATGACGGCGCGCCGCCAGAAGAAGCGCCAGGAACTGCTCAAGCGTTTCCGCAAGGCGCAGGAGCAGAACGAACTGAGCGCCGACGCCGACATCGACGGGCTGGCCGATTTCTACACCGCAGTGCTGCATGGCCTGTCCCTGAGCGCACGCGACGGCGTCAGCTGCGAACGCCTGGCCAACACCATCTGCCACGCCATGAAGGCGCTCGACGCGGTATTGATCGCACCGAAGAAAAAGCGCGTCGCGCAGTAAGCGGAACATTCCTGCGGCGCCATGAAAAACGCCGGGCCGATCTTGCGATCGCCCGGCGTCGTTCGTTGGCGGAAGCGAATCAGGCCGCAGCAGCCAATGCCGCAGTACCGTCGTTCTCGCGCAATTGTCCGCCCAGCGCCTCGACCAGGTCGGCCAGCATCTTGCTGACTTCGCCGGTCATCAACATGAAGTCGCCGTCAAAGCGCTCGTCGTCGTTCTTCGACGTGACGTCGCTGTCTTCCTTCAATACGTCCAGCGGCGTGATCTTCTTCACGCTCAGGTTCTCGGTCAGCACGAACGACACGCGGTCGTTCCAGGTCAGCGCCAGGCGCGTGCATTGCTTGCCTGATTCGATGTGGCGCTGCACGTCTTCCGGCTCCAGCGTATGGCGCACGAAACGCACGGTCGCCTTGCTGTCGCCGCTGGCGCGCAGTTCCGTGTCCTGGTCGACGGTGAAGCCGCTCGGCGCTTCGTCCGAGGCCAGCCAATCGGTCATCGACGACAACGGCGAACGCACCGTGCGCAGCGTCTCCAGCGGGAATTTCGGGATCGCCTTGAGCAGCAGCTTCAATACTTCCTCGGCCTTGCCGGGGCTGCCGGCATCGACGATCAGCCAGCCGTTGACCGGATCGATCCAGGTCCAGGTGCTGCGCACGATGCTGAAGGCGCGCGGCAGCAACTCATCGGTGACCTGTTCTTTCAGTTCCTTGGTCTGCTTGCGGCCCGGTGCAAAACCTTGTTGTTCTTCCAACTCGGCGGCGCGTGCCTTGGTCACCTGGTTGATCACGGTGCTCGGCAGCAGTTTCTTTTCGGTGTCCAGCTTGAGCAGGAACTGGCGGTTGACCACATGCACCAGGCGCTCGTTGCCGCGCGGCGAAACCCAGCCTTGCGACTGCATTTCCAGGCTGGAGCAGGCGGCAAAGGCCTGAGGAGCGAGATTGGATTCGAGCTGGTCGGCGCTGATGGCCCAAGGGGCCGGAAGGCGATAAATCTGAAGGTTCTTAAACCACATGGCGTTCGGGCAAAAGCGTCCATTTTACACGCAGCCAGAAGTGCGCCGAAGATTCACGCGGACTTTATATGCGCGCGTCGGCGCAGGCCGCACGCAGCCTGATTCGCTTACTCGAAACCAAGTTCACCCTGCGAAAAATCCTCACGCTCAGGCGTGCCGTCATTCTTTGACAAGGCCCCTACGCGCACGCCCAGCAGCCGGATGCGCTGCTCCAGCGGGACCCGCCGCAGGCATTCGCCGGCGGCGCGCCGGATCGCCGCGGGATCGTTCACCGACGCCGGCAGCGTGACGTCGCGCGTCACCGTGGAGAAATCGGCATAGCGCAGCTTGATGCCGATGGTGCGTCCGACATAACCCTTGCGGTGCAGGTCCTCCGACACGCGCGTACACAGCGCAGTGAAAATGCCCAAGAGCTTGTCGCGGTCATGGCGCGCATGCAGATCGTGCTCGAAGGTGGTTTCACGGCTGATCGATTTCGGCTCCGAACTGGTCGAGACCGGGCGCTCGTCGATGCCTTGCGCGACATTGCCGAGCCAGGCCGAATAACTGCGGCCGAAATGGTCCTGCAACACGCCGGCATCCGTACGCGCCAGGTCGCCGATGGTCAGGATGCCGAGCGCGGTCAGCTTTTCGGCCGCCTTCGGACCGATGCCGTTGATCTTGCGCGCCGGCAGCGGCCAGATGCGCGTCGGCACGTCGGCCATGGTCAGGATGGTCAGACCGTCGGGTTTCTCCAGGTCGGAGCAGATCTTGGCGAGCAGCTTGTTGGGGGCGACGCCGATCGAGCACGACAGCCCGGTGGCCTCGTTGACGGCGGTCTTGATGCGTGTGGCCAGGGCGCGTGTTTCTTCTTCGTGTTCGCTGAGATCGATGTAGATTTCATCGATGCCGCGGTCTTCCACCAGCGGTGCGATGCTCGCAACAGCCTTCTTGAACAGCCGCGAATAATGCCGGTACGAATCGAAATCCACCGGCAGCAGCACGGCGTCGGGCGCCAGCTGGGCCGCCTTCATCATCCCCATCGCGGAAAACACGCCAAGCGCGCGCGCCTCGTAGGTCGAGGTCGTGATGACGCCGCGTCCCACGTAATCGCGCAGGACGGAAAACTCGCGCGTGCCGTCGTCGCGCATGACCGGCTGATGCACCGAGCGGCCGCCGATGACCACGGCCCGGCCGCGCAATTCCGGATAGCGCAGCAATTCCACCGACGCATAGAACGCGTCCATGTCGAGGTGCGCAATGCGGCGGGCGTTGGCGTTCATGAAGAAGGGAAATGGAGAGCGCGTGCCGGCGGTACAGCCGCACGCGCGGCATCAGTAATGCGGCGGTCTTTCATTCTCGATGTTGCGCGGCTCGCTGACGCTGTTGGCGGCGTCCTTCACCTGCCGCGCCAGCGCGGTCAGCAGCTTTTCAAGCTCGTCGATCTTCTTTTGCTGCTCGTAGACGATCTTGTTGAGTGCATCGACGGTGTCTTCCTGATGCGTCAGTTTCAGTTCGATGTCGACCAGACGTTCTTCGTCGATCATGGTGTGTTCTCCTTTGTGGCCGCTGTCTCTGCCGCTGTGTCGCCCAACCAGCGCAAGGCGCCTTGCGCGGCCTTGCGGCCGCTGGCGAAGCAGGCCGTCAGCAGGTAGCCGCCGGTCGGCGCTTCCCAATCCAGCATCTCGCCAGCACAAAATACGCCGGGCAACCGGCGCAGCATCAGATGATGTTCTCCCGCGCCCTGCATCGCCTCGAATGGTACACCGCCGGCGCTGCTGATGGCTTCGTCAATCGGCCGCGCCGCGCGCAGCCGGACTGGCAATTCCTTGATCGCCTGCGCCAGCTTGTGCATGTCGTGGAAATCCTCCGCGCTGGTGCATTCGCGCAGCAGCGCAGCTTTTGCTCCCTTGAGTTTGAGGCGGCTTTGCAAATGGCTGGACATCGAGCGCGCGGCGCGCGGATGCTGCAGCTCGCTCAGCACGCGCGCCGGCAGCCAGTCGGGCAACAGATCGAGATACAGCGTGGCCGGCGCGGAGGGCATGATGGCGTCGCGCAACGGCGCCGACAGCGCGTAGATCAGGCCGCCTTCGATGCCGGTATCGGTGATGATGCATTCGCCCTGGCGGCGCAATGGCGTGCCATCCTTCAGCATGACGGTGGCGGCGACGGTCTTGAGCGGTTCGCCGGCGGCGCGGCTGCGGAAATGTTCGCTCCAGTCGACATCGAAGCCGCAGTTCGACGGCTGCAAGGGCGCCAGATCGACGCGGCGTTCAGCCAGCAGCGGCATCCATGCGCCGTCCGAGCCGAGGCGCCCCCAGCTGCCGCCGCCCAGTGCAAGAATGGTGGCCGATGCGGCCGTGAAAAATTCACCTTCGGGCGTGATGAAGCGCAGCTTGCCGTCGGCGTCCCAACCCTGCCAGCGATGCCGCATGTGGAAGCGCACGCCCGCTTCGCGCAGGCGATGCAGCCACGCGCGCAGCAGCGGGGCGGCTTTCATGTCGGTCGGGAAGACGCGTCCGGAGCTGCCGACAAAGGTCCCGATGCCCAGTCCGTGTATCCACGCCCGCAAATCGTCGGGCGTGAAATCCGTCAGCAATGCAGCCACCTCATTGCGGCGCGCGCCGTAGCGCGAGAGGAAATTGTGGAGATCTTCCGAATGGGTGATGTTCATGCCGCCCTTGCCGGCCAGCAAGAACTTGCGTCCGACCGAGGGCATGGCGTCGTAGAGATCGACCTGCACGCCGGCCAGCGCCAGCACTTCGGCCGCCATGAGGCCGGCCGGGCCGCCGCCGATCACGGCGACCGAAGCCACGTGGCCGGGATCAGTGGCGGGAGGGCGCACTGTATTTCTTTTCCAGTTTGGCCACCAGCATGGCCAGGCAAATCGTCATGCTGAAATACACCACCGAAATCGTGATGTACGGCTCCCAATAGCGGGAATAACTGCCGGCCACGGTACGCGCGGCGTACGCCAGCTCGGCCAGGCCGATGGTCGACACCAGCGATGAATCCTTGAGCAGCGTGATGGCCTCGTTGCCCAGCGGCGGCAGCATGCGGCGAAACGCCTGCGGCAGGATGATGTAGCGCATGCGCAGGCGATAACCCATGCCCAGACTCGATGCCGCATAGCTCTGGCCACGGTCGATGGACTGGATGCCGGCGCGGAAAATTTCGGAAATATAAGCCGCGGCATTCAGCGACAAGGCCACGATGCCGGACACGAACGCGCCGTAATCCTGCTTGATGGTGCGCGCCAGTTCACCCGAAATCAGCAGCCCGTTGTCCTGATGGATCAGCACCGGCATCACGGCAAAATGGATCAGCAGGATCTGCACGAACAGCGGCGTACCGCGGAAGAAGGCGACGTAGAAACCAGCGATCCATTTGGTAACGCGCAGGATGTATTTCCACACGCCGTGCTGCACGTCGGCCAGGCGCAGCATGCCCAGCAAGAGACCCATCACGGTACCCGCGACGATGCTGATCACGGCCACTTCCAGCGTCATGAAGAAGCCCTTGATGAACAGCGGCGCGTAGCCTTCGATGATGCTCCAGCGGAAATCCATGGCAGAAAATTGAATGGTGGACATGAAAAATGCGCAATCCGGCCGGATTACGCATTTGTCGGGATTATACCGTAGCGCCGCAGCCGGACTGTGCTTGCGGCGGCTGCATGGCAGCGCGCAGAGGTATTATTTTTTTGCGCCGAAGTACTGCGTGCTGATCTTGT is a window of Herbaspirillum hiltneri N3 DNA encoding:
- a CDS encoding amino acid ABC transporter permease gives rise to the protein MDFRWSIIEGYAPLFIKGFFMTLEVAVISIVAGTVMGLLLGMLRLADVQHGVWKYILRVTKWIAGFYVAFFRGTPLFVQILLIHFAVMPVLIHQDNGLLISGELARTIKQDYGAFVSGIVALSLNAAAYISEIFRAGIQSIDRGQSYAASSLGMGYRLRMRYIILPQAFRRMLPPLGNEAITLLKDSSLVSTIGLAELAYAARTVAGSYSRYWEPYITISVVYFSMTICLAMLVAKLEKKYSAPSRH
- a CDS encoding SlyX family protein, which translates into the protein MIDEERLVDIELKLTHQEDTVDALNKIVYEQQKKIDELEKLLTALARQVKDAANSVSEPRNIENERPPHY
- a CDS encoding branched-chain amino acid ABC transporter substrate-binding protein produces the protein MKSTGLIFRLLVVSLYLYCVPAGNAVGQGVRTVQIGFAAPLTEMPGKSGRDAALLAIDEINARPLYIAGEKIVLKLLDQDDKADVNIAILTARYFIASKVVAVVGHWNSAASIATAKIYSDAGIAEISPSSTSTEYTQQGLPTTFRMVGHDGIRTNYIGEHVLRTLRAERIMVIDDATLFGKAIADQFINYIQANGGLISGRMSISNKTSNYALALESVRQARPDLIFHAGRLYSGDLNHSESLLGGLRRLGFPKNMVLAEVTIDPESMREAALGDINIFSISPGIPFEKLPRWKSFQKNFTARFSSRITPYTLSAYDAVYVLAEAMKQAGSLDPPRISAILHNIKYVGLTGPISFDAKGDVTSPSYTLYQIKQGAWVPISVLGR
- the dinB gene encoding DNA polymerase IV, which produces MNANARRIAHLDMDAFYASVELLRYPELRGRAVVIGGRSVHQPVMRDDGTREFSVLRDYVGRGVITTSTYEARALGVFSAMGMMKAAQLAPDAVLLPVDFDSYRHYSRLFKKAVASIAPLVEDRGIDEIYIDLSEHEEETRALATRIKTAVNEATGLSCSIGVAPNKLLAKICSDLEKPDGLTILTMADVPTRIWPLPARKINGIGPKAAEKLTALGILTIGDLARTDAGVLQDHFGRSYSAWLGNVAQGIDERPVSTSSEPKSISRETTFEHDLHARHDRDKLLGIFTALCTRVSEDLHRKGYVGRTIGIKLRYADFSTVTRDVTLPASVNDPAAIRRAAGECLRRVPLEQRIRLLGVRVGALSKNDGTPEREDFSQGELGFE
- a CDS encoding recombination-associated protein RdgC, translating into MWFKNLQIYRLPAPWAISADQLESNLAPQAFAACSSLEMQSQGWVSPRGNERLVHVVNRQFLLKLDTEKKLLPSTVINQVTKARAAELEEQQGFAPGRKQTKELKEQVTDELLPRAFSIVRSTWTWIDPVNGWLIVDAGSPGKAEEVLKLLLKAIPKFPLETLRTVRSPLSSMTDWLASDEAPSGFTVDQDTELRASGDSKATVRFVRHTLEPEDVQRHIESGKQCTRLALTWNDRVSFVLTENLSVKKITPLDVLKEDSDVTSKNDDERFDGDFMLMTGEVSKMLADLVEALGGQLRENDGTAALAAAA
- the fusA gene encoding elongation factor G produces the protein MTRKTRIEHYRNIGISAHIDAGKTTTTERILFYTGVNHKIGEVHDGAATMDWMEQEQERGITITSAATTAFWKGMAGNYPEHRINIIDTPGHVDFTIEVERSMRVLDGAVMVYDSVGGVQPQSETVWRQANKYGVPRMAFVNKMDRVGADFFRVQKQIGDRLKGNAVPIQIPIGAEDHFQGVIDLVKMKAIIWDEASQGVKFEYQPIPAELEETAREWHDKMIEQAAEANEQLLEKYLSGTPLTEEDIKHGLRLRTIAGEIVPMLCGSAFKNKGVQAMLDAVIDYLPSPIDVPAIKGHDEEDNEIERHPADDEKFSALAFKIMTDPFVGQLIFFRVYSGMVNSGDTVYNPIKGKKERLGRILQMHANERKEIKEVYAGDIAAAVGLKDVTTGDTLSDPDHVIILERMVFPEPVISQAVEPKTKADQEKMGIALNRLAQEDPSFRVRTDEESGQTIISGMGELHLEILVDRMKREFNVEATVGKPQVAYREAIRKTVEDVEGKFVKQSGGRGQYGHVVLKLEPLPPGKGYEFVDAIKGGVVPREFIPAVDKGIQETLGSGVLAGYPVVDIRATLTFGSYHDVDSNENAFRMAGSMAFKEGMRRASPVLLEPMMAVEVETPEDYAGTVMGDLSSRRGMVQGMDEIAGGGGKIIKAEVPLSEMFGYSTSLRSATQGRATYTMEFKHYAEAPRQVIEQLTTSRKDGK
- a CDS encoding TIGR03862 family flavoprotein, whose product is MRPPATDPGHVASVAVIGGGPAGLMAAEVLALAGVQVDLYDAMPSVGRKFLLAGKGGMNITHSEDLHNFLSRYGARRNEVAALLTDFTPDDLRAWIHGLGIGTFVGSSGRVFPTDMKAAPLLRAWLHRLREAGVRFHMRHRWQGWDADGKLRFITPEGEFFTAASATILALGGGSWGRLGSDGAWMPLLAERRVDLAPLQPSNCGFDVDWSEHFRSRAAGEPLKTVAATVMLKDGTPLRRQGECIITDTGIEGGLIYALSAPLRDAIMPSAPATLYLDLLPDWLPARVLSELQHPRAARSMSSHLQSRLKLKGAKAALLRECTSAEDFHDMHKLAQAIKELPVRLRAARPIDEAISSAGGVPFEAMQGAGEHHLMLRRLPGVFCAGEMLDWEAPTGGYLLTACFASGRKAAQGALRWLGDTAAETAATKENTP
- a CDS encoding TetR/AcrR family transcriptional regulator, yielding MQQTRGRPRSFDRDEALRLAMQVFWNKGYEGTTMADLTAAIGVKAPSLYAAFGDKNALFREAIDFYSATTAIGPINALKEGKGMREDLHNMLQTSVALYADPANGKGCMVVVSAINCAPENAAHAEEMTARRQKKRQELLKRFRKAQEQNELSADADIDGLADFYTAVLHGLSLSARDGVSCERLANTICHAMKALDAVLIAPKKKRVAQ